The sequence GTTTCAGATCCGACAACGGGCCCCAATTTGACGATGGCGTTTTCCGCGCCGCTATGGACTAATGGGGCGTCGCTGTCAGCAACTCTACGCCAAATTACAGCCAAAGTAACGACCATGCGGAAGCGGCCGTCAAGGCCGTCAAAGAGTTGGTTGAGAAAATCTCCCCATCCGGAGACCTGGACACGGAGGAGTTCAAGCAGGGACTCCTGGAATTccaaaatcccccccccccctcgagaATGGTCTTTCGCCCACGCAAATGGTGTTCGGACACCAGCGTTGCTCATTTGTCCCAGCGCCGGTGCGTCACACGCCGCGGAAGAGTCGGGCGACTATGGAATGAGCGCGCGCACTGAAAACACGAGCACCGCCCCACACGCCGATCCTTCGGCCCTCGATCGAAATATGTCCTAGGACGGAAACACAGCACTCAGTATGCTGCAGTTCCCTGCATTCAAATATGAAACCGTTGGCGGCAATgctaaataaattgaatatgaAATGTTTGTCTCAAAAACAGATTaggaaatagaaaatattaCCTGAAATTTTGCTCGTAAAAAATGACAACCGTCCACGAATCCAAATAGAAGTCGGCATGGGAAACAGCAAAATCAATGCGCGTGTGTTCATCGTTAAATCTTTAtcagcgatgaaaaatgaaatgatgcaCCCATATAATttgttctctccttttataaaGCGTCATTGCGCCAATTTTCCATTGACGAGATCAGTCCATTCGGTTTTATTTAAATGTGTTAATTAGTATGAATGTtaaacgataaaaaaataaagttatgaAAGATCGATTGCGTCCTTTGATACCTGAAAATGTAGCCTTGAATTTAAccttgaaacatttcaaaggctgcatttaaaaatggaggaaaacataaaaattaggAGAAcggtaagaaaaataaaatgtgtctTGAAGCCATGTATTTAAACATCTCTCATCCTTACAATCCAAAGTTTATTAAACGCGCTCACCGTTAGCAagcaaaatttgtttcaaattaaacTCTAGGGAGTCTGAGAGCCCAGACAAATAAAGAGGCTGACCAGAACTTCCTTAACGAGCTTCCCATAACAGCTCAATCAGGTCGAATTATTCTTTGGCTGTCAGTGGTTGATTCCGTTGCAGCCGAATCGTTTCTTCTATTCTATCCCATATTGTGGAGAAAGGACAAAGCTTTTTggatttgggggggggggatactaTTGCATAGCATTTACGAAACCAATTGCGCACCTTTTGTGGATTTGATAAACTAGGAAATATCGACAAAAAATCGGGTGATTCGGAATTCTGGATAAAACCAATTGGACCGACTCCATAACGGGCGACTAAGGATGGGACGAATTCATCTTCTAGCAAGTCTCCCACCGAAAATTCGTCAATTTGATAAATTTTCCCAGCACCTTGCCTGGTAAACCATGCCCAAACTCGCACTgaggtttttatttgatttccttttttcccccatgAATAACATGTCCAGCTCGGTGTATACTAACAAATAGAATGAGAAATAAACAATATTATTCcatctttttgattttaacGTGATAGATTGACAGGAGAAATTATTATGATAGATTTTTAAACCTGAAATAAGCCGCGCTAGAGAAAATCGTTTTATCCCACAGATTTTCTGAATGAAGCTTCGAAAATTCCATACGTTTTCCAACTTCCCAGCTACAAAGAAAAGACAtgacaaagagaaaaatttctgcGACTTATGCCTAAAATTTGTTGAATGGCCTTTCTTTTGTGCACTTATGCTCCTTTTGATCTTTTTTCCCTCTAAAAAACTAAGATGTTTCAGCGTCAACAGGAAAAGCATCTGTCACTGCAGGATAAAGGAGTAATCGTTGGCATGCATAGGTCGTTGGTTGCCATAGGGAAACATTGCGAAGGTGGATTCAACGATATGAAGAAACGCTGGATGTGACGAGACGGTTAGGATCAGGTCGACCTCATAAAACAACCCCGTTGGATGACGCAAGGTTGTTGGCAGCTGTAAGAGCAAAACCAATAACAAGCTTACAAGAATTAAAAGGTTCGAAAATTGtactttataaaaaaaaattttaaaaagtattatttaaaaaagttaaagttttattataaatttccGACTTAGATGCCAATTGCCAATTGATGTAGCTACAATTTCCCGCCAACTACAAAAGGAGGGAATGCACTGCAGAATAGcagccaaaaaataattacttacCAATGCGGAGAAGGAACAGAGGATGGCTTTTGCAACGGCATATGCCGACAAAGACGAGCAATGGTCAGtcatttttattaatgaaaaaaCTTTTGGGTGGGATTTATTACATTTGAAATggttttatatatattattttacatataaatatatttatatacagtcacgcttgttaattttttgagcagttgaattgctctatatgtTTTTATATGAAATTGACACTGCAAGTGGTCCTGTCATTTGTTCGAAACGATTGGCCTGAACATCGAAAGAATTGCAATGCGGCAACCAAGTTGTTTTGGCAACACAGACATGACCTCAGTGAGTGCAATGGCTTGATACTCAAAGGCGAACAAATCGTGGTTCCTGCATCCCTACAGTCTGATGTTCTTAGACAAATTCATGACGGCCATTTAGGCATCTCCAAGTGCATCGAAAGAGCCAAGTTAACGGTATACTTGCCTCGTTACACGGATCAAGTGACAAATCTGGTGGAAGGGTGTGATAAATGTCAGGAACATAGGCATCAAAATCCAGCACAGCCATCATATCCGGTTCCGATTCCGGAATATCCATTTCAGAAAGTTGCCGCTGATTTATACGAAATTCGTGGAGTTCATTATTTGTTGGTCGTAGATTACTTTAGTAAACGGCCTTGTGCAGTGCCTCTGAAAACTATCACTAGTGCGTCAGTGATTACTGAACTCAAGCGTTTCTTCATTGATTTTGGTGTCCCGGAGCAACTTGTGTCGGATAACGGGAAACAATTTGACTCCGCGGAGTTTCGTCAGTTCTGCAACGCTTTAAATATTCGGTCTACAACCTCCAGCTCTGAATACCCTCGCTCCTATGGATTAGTGGAAAGGATGGTACAAACGGTGAAAGAGTCTTTTATCAAATCTCAAAGTGAAGGAAAGACCCTATTAGATACATTGCAAGTTCTTCGCTCCACTCCTCTCGGGAACGGATTACCTACTCCAGCTGTCATTCTGCAACGAAGAAATCTCAGAGCGGATTATTGCTCACACCCCAACAGCTAAAGTCAAAAAATTTAAGCGACACATTCGTCAAAGAGAAATTGGAACAGCGTCAAGCCACTCAATTCTTTCACTCTGTGGGCTTGAAAAAGTATCTCTATCCCCTGTCAGTTGGCAATCCGGTTCGTGTAcgtgtttcaaaaaaaatggatCCCCGGAGTGATTCAGTCCGTGTGCTCAGAACCAAATTCTTACATTGTGTCAACTACCTGTGGTCGCTTGTTTCGTCGTAATCGGCAAGCAATCAACTTAGACAAATCGTTTGTTCGACAACGCAGCACTCAGCAGAAGACAAGGGTTCCATCAATTGAATCGTCACGACCGGCTGTCTCAATCGATCAACCGATGCGCAGGTCAATCAACTTTATGGAGGAGTGGCAGTCATCTTCAATTGTTCCCGTTTCAACACCGACACCGATTAGGAGCCGTTCCAGCTCAATCAATCCCACACTATCGGAGTTGGGTGATCCGGAAGATTTAATGTTGGCGTTCCATGGTTTTGAATCGGCGGTTGTACGACCTCCAGTCGCTCGTGGTCGTCCTCGACGCTCCCAGTCCACGGAAGTTGATTCGGTTTCGTCTCCATCGCAAGgaattcggtcgtcgtcggtGGAAACTTCAGATATTCGTGGGACTCGCTCGGATCGAGAATATGGCGCACGGTCCCGTCATTAATGCTAAAACTCTGTGTGTGGCTATGTAATTCTTGGTAAAATGTTTAACTCCATAAAATTTAATAGGATTCTGGTGAATAGTTTTGCAGTGAAATAGTTGTGCTCggataaaattgttttattgattACTTGCAAATTAATTTGTTGGTTTACTGGTTTGTTCGAATTATCTtgttcaaaaacatttttatgaaaGGAAGATGTTGTAACGCTGCCTCACTAGGTGGCTCACTGGTAGCTAGAGAGACACAGACGAAGCCCAATACAGTAGTCTTAAACCGGCGTCTTAGTGGTACAGTCTCCATTACTACacgcttctttatttttatagcaTAGCGAATTTTATACAGGATACTGTATCTTTTACTACAGCGTGACATCTTGGGTAGAGTTGTTGTGTTATCGTGTCCTTCATTCCGTGACCCCCAGATGGCGTGCGGTTCACAAGGCGATAGGAAGCAGCGGGCTGAAAGAAAGGCAGTCTCGTTTCGGCTTATATTTTTGTCAAGCATTGGGAAGTGGAGTTGGGAACATCACTTTGCAACAGCACTCTCAGCTGTAATGTCGTAATGACCTTGGGTTTCTAGGGTCTGATTCTGTTTTGAGCACTACAGCTCTAGATGGTGATTCAGTTGTTGTTAGCTCATCAAACAACGCTCTTAATGCGGCTGTGTGCAATACTTTTGACGTAACCAGCAACGCATCAACCAGTTCGATCGTTATAGTTTAAGAACACATATATTCCGACACTGAAAGGAATCGAATTGGTCGAGTGGCACTATCCCCCGCTTGTGAAACAGGATTCTGTTACAGATGCAACCCTAAATGAAGCTCTTTGTACTTCTTCTTACGAAAGAAATTCTGTCAACTGGATTGGAGAATCAATGGACTCACAACTCTTGTTTGACCAATTAAAATCACTTGGTAGCTGTCCTGGACCAATAACACCAACAACCAAGCAAGTTTACCTCCGACAGTTTTTTCGGTTGCGCAGAGAACAGGCTGCGCATTTTCCCTCACCAAAGAGGCTTGGGTTATCCAAAGAACTTCAGACTATTTTGCTTAACTATCCGGGGCTAGAAAACGATATAAAAATAGCTACGCATTTAGACCGATTGTTGGTTACACATTTCACCTGTCTTGACCCACTTAAACCATGGAGAGAGGGTAATATACCAAAATTACtaactttttttgaaaaatgtaattctgaaatgtatttttttctccctatTTTGGGTGACTCGACCGAATAGGTCTGGcgaaaaaatcttttaattAGCTTCTGCTAGACCCGAGAGTCACGCACAATCTACCACTCAACGAAACCCAGGACCAACAGAAATTGTTCAAGCGTTTTGTATCCAGTATTTTTTACATaggaaagggaaaacaaactAGGCCACACGAACATCTTTATGAGGCAATTAAACTTCGGTCTCGCCCACAGTCGTTTCTAAAAGTATAAAGCTCGATGCAAATCTATTTAGAATATTGGATAACATGATTGCTTAAATTTAGGCAAGCAAGAAAGTTAAGCGGATATTAGACATCTGAAACGATGGGTACGGCGTCATTTCAATTCACGTCTTTCAAAACTCTTTGCCAGTAGAAGCACTTTGTTGCGAAGCCGCAATGATAGAAGCGATAGGTAAAAGTTGATTGAATTCATTAAAGATATTTCTATGACGACGTAATACATTCTCTTCATCTTTAGGTCTTAGCACCGAATAGATAGAATAGATTTTACCCTTTTTTCAGATATTTACAAGAAAAACTCGGAAAACGGTTATAGTTTTTGAGGACACGTTGATAGGTGAAAAAAGCCTGAGTCAAACTTATGTTTTTACTCCTCCATAGGCCAATCCATTTTAATTCAGATGCAGAAATATCCCTTTTTTTCATCTTGAAAGccgatttttttccatttggaaTGACGCGAGACAGTCTTCGAAATAGAATGTAGTTTCCGTAACTTCTTTGTTTCATCCAAGCAAGCCAAGCCATGCTTTTCAGAAGCAGTACTCTCTAATAAATATGTCGGTAATTTTTCGAGAAAAATCTCGGTAATCAACGTCCAGACTTTATTGTCGGGATTTTTTGTAACGAGATTAAAATCCGTACCATTGTCGATTTGCCTTCCTGTTTTCAGACCGGATATATACTCAcccctcttatttttttaaatcccagGGTCTGTCTGGGATTTAATCCCTACTCAGGGTTAGAGAGGGAGAGATCCAAAAACTAAATTTCCATTTAACggttaatgaaaacaaaattgacacAAAAAAGAGCGTAAAAAACTGTGTCGAATGGTAAGCAGACAGATGGTGAAAAATGGGGCGAAGTAGGGAACAGACGCCAGGTGTGTAACGCTTTTTACACGCCTGTcagtcattttttgaaatggtaaCACTGCATCCTGcccagaaaatttaaaaaaactaaaataattttttaaaataattattttcaagtGACAttctaaaatgtttttaataaaaaattttttctaataataTTCGTAATAAACTTTCAATTAGAACATGatatcgtttttgtttttgtgtcatTTGTCATTACACAAATGAAGGAAAGAGATAactttttaaacaagaaatgtTAGCTTACATTCAGAAAgttctctcactctctcaaTCGGACGCCTTTTCTAGGGGATACAAGTACGCAAAGACGTGTACGAAGGAGAGTCTCAACAAGTCCATGAAACCATAATTCGTTTTCCGGTgccaagaaaaaacgaaaatgaagtGAGCAATGCTGGTTgtccaaaaaatccaaacgtAATCTGACGCTGCTAGGAAAGTCGATGACCCTCATCGACCAACTATTTCGACCAACTATATCGACCAACTATTTCGAAgagaataaattttgaaaaaatataaatcggCGAAATGAATCCTGAAGTGcatgttttaaataaattacctAACCAAATTAAATTACGAATTATATGAAAAGAGGACTTTGAAACGCAAAGTTTTGAATACACTCAATGGCGTCGTTATTGTGGAAATTTATGGGaacagttattgttatttttttattttaagacaTTAATGCCAATGCCAAGCTACAGATggataaaatgggaaaaatcaattatgcaactaaagcaaaaataatgatttttatggtTGAAGTTATAAATATAATTCTATGAAATATGTTAATTACCTAACTTGGATTCCCCTTTTACCAGTTTGCAAATATTTAGCAACAACTGGGTTGTTATTTCCACAAAGGATTCCCATTGGCGCAGTTTGATTAACTCCCCATCTTCCAATAACATCGCGAGAATATACACGTCCCATCCAttgtcctctttttttttactagcaGAGCTTAAAAgctatatttgattaaatctAAATACCTGTGATGGATATAAACAAAGGAACATGGTTTGTATCATCATTTAGTCAAATGTGCTGTAAAACTAGTTCAGGGACATACCTGGGGATAAGAGAAAAGTAAAGGAACAAAGACTTTATAAATCCAGAGATGAATTTTGATTCCTGTTCTGGCAAAAAGTTTCTGGGTTCTTGCAGATTGGATTTGTAATATTAAAGCAAGTGGTgtgttgaataaaataaattgaaaagaaagtgattggcaacaaaagatgaaaattCGAAAGAAGGCCACAGATGCAGTTTAAGAATTTGTGAAATAAAATaccattgaaaaagaagaagtcatCTCGTTAAGGACGTTGTTcgacaatacattttttaccTTGAAAGTTTTGGATTACCATCTGGTTATATTGACAACATTGATCAAATTAACTTTAGTATACCTTACTGACCTCCCTTGGAAATCATTTTGGGAAAAAGTTGGTTATTTTAACGCACCCACAACCTGACATTggcaaaatataattttaagttAAACAGTTGTATGTATAGTCGAATTCCATAAAATTGGCCATGGAAAGAGAAAGGCTGCTTGATGGCAAGGTAAATAAAGTTATAATATATTTTGGTACATTAATAATCAACTGATACTGTTGCATAGATAAGGGAAGCTGCTTTTATATTACGGCATGAAATCAAAAAAGCTAAAAGAATGCATGCCTACTCCCTCAAATCCTACATAGGAGACATCATCAAAGGTGAAGCTGAAACCCCCCAACTCCTTACATTATTTTACGAGTGTCTCACCATCGGACGTAATCGAGAAGGGGAAGATACCTACGAGAAAATAATGTCGCATATCGTCTTAAGCTCAAGACGTTATGTTCTTAACGACCAATGGCATTTGCAAGACATCCAAACACCTTCTTTAGGGATAGCACTGAAGTATGGCAGGAAGCAGAAGGGCAATCGAGATACATAATATTTATGCCTGAAATATCTTGAATATGTATAAATCGGTGATACAATTGGTATTGACATTTAACAGGTTGATAGTCATTGCACCAGCTACCATAATAATGAAGGGATCGAAACAGAATTAACGTTTTCTGTCAGTTTAACGTCATTTGGGACGAAAAATCTCATTTCTCCACCCTCGGGGAAGGTATCAAATCGTCTCAATAACTCCTAGAAATGTTACAAGTTAGTTCGGAACAAGGAAAACAAACCAGCATAGTAATACTTGAAAAGCCAACCGGGACTTCCTAAAATGTTGCTTAAATAAACTAACCATATACCTACCTATTCGCGGTATATTGAACGTATTATGTGATACCGAAAAAGTCAGTCGTCCCCCGATTACGTTTAAGAAATAATTCGCGTTGAGGTAACATTGCTGCAAGTTCTTGAATACCCACTTGAATCTCTACATCTTCATCTGTTAGCATTTCTGCAATTATAACAAGAATCATGGGTAGTTcctccattttgaaattttgaaattttgttttgactcTTTCACATTACAAGTTTTACAACTGCGAAATACTcttttaaacaaaagaaaacatggcttaaaaatgcagaaaattaaaatagataattttttttaaatttttaaatttgtacttACGACGGGTTTTGCAAACGTATCTCAGGATACAGATGTAGACCCCTTCCTTGCCAGATTCGGAAAAGGTGATATTTTTGAAACATTGAGATTTCTCCAATGCATTCCTAGCGTTGTGCAAGGAAAAGTTGCTCCTTTGGTTAAAGGCACGTGACTTTTCCTTGTACTCAATGAAGCTTGGTCCGGGAAAAAAGTTGTAAGTCATCGCCCCAATTGCAATCAAATTGttgaagaattttttggtATTGGTAGGATTAGGTGCGTCTGCTATTTAGCAGACATCTGGTCTTCAGCTTTAGATGACCTTCTTGCACCGAcgagatatttttttctattgatttTTGAGCGATGGCGTGAGCAGTGTAAGTGTTGTATTATGTGGAAGGAGCCCCAAGAAGGGGGATGGAAGTACCATCATTGTGTACGATTTTTGGCGCTAGTGCCTTGGCGTTATTAGGAAGAGATCTGTATTGTATGTGTAGTGGTAGTGCCCGGGTATGGGAGCAACTATGCTCACCGGGAGAGTCGAACTCAGGTCTCAAGGTGCTCCCCGATCACCaagcgacgccttatccaactCACCTACCCGCCCCCCAAATTGTTGAAGAAGATCGTTGCACTTTCTCGCTTGTTCTTGGCAACGTACTTGAACTTTGATCGAAAGATGGCAGTAAAGCACATAGAAAAGAACATgtataacaacaaaatatgAAGCAAAACATTACCTCgcactcttgttgttgtttcaaatCCACCGGTACATTCGGTGGTTTTGAAATACACCGACGTTCTCACATACTTTGttagaaaattaaacaaatcatTAATCACATTTAATTGACATCGTATGACACGTTTACTCACTGCTACCGGAGGTTCTTCAACTAACTCCGGTAACAGTGAGGGTCTAGCGGCAGCTTGGAAGTGGGGCAGCTGCGCGTTGTTGTTTGCCGCAGATACCAACGGTGGAGGGCcggaatctaaaaaaaaaaaaaaaaaaaaaaatatatatatataagtcaCATACCGgaccaaaaaaacaataaaatcatTGAAAATTGTACTGGTTGGGGCCGCGCTGCGCCAAATGCGGGAGCAGGAGCGCttctagaagaaaaaaaaaacaaaaattaccaaCAGCCTTTCCTTCGGgcgaagaaaattgaattaagtAGGGTAAAACAACGAATGCCGGACAGCATCTTGGATACGCGAATGCCGGACGAAAAAGCcgactttttcaatttataattataaataaacgacgaaattataaaaaaaaaataatgaatgaaCTTTAAAATATGGCGAGGAATACACAATTGAGCCAAAGGGCATGTAGAAATACGCCCAATTAATCGAAAAATCATGAATTGaagtttcagaatttttttgtaCGGCCTCTAATTTCGTCTGTGTGTTATCACCTAGTGAAAACTTTTTCCTCGTAAGGAATTTCTAAGGTAATAACGAAAACAATCCCTTAACTAATTATATCAAATGATAGAGAATTGAAAGCTCTACAATATTATATAAGGTTGCATCgttatttttaagaatttccCCAAATATCAGTGAAAATATAAAACCTGGCCGAAATGCGAATGTCGGACAGCTGACGCGAATTCCGGAcagaaaatttcgaaaataattgactttctttgttttcacATGTCTGTACATCAATCGACGCAGAATTGAGAGACGCATCGATTGGTGTACAATGTTTACATCTTTTGTtgcgtatttttttaattatttcaaaaacaagATTCGATTGACAGAGGATCGAATCTGGATCGATCCAAAAATGTTGTCATcattattttgcttttttcatTCCACTTTTTACCAGTATATGTAAAAGGAATATAATTTTAGTCacttttgtgaaaaaaaacgaaaaaaaaaacgagcgaAGTTTGTTAACGACTGGCATACCTAAAAATGTTGTATCTTATGTccggattttgtttttttcgtaaaatagttcaatttttcgattttttaattaattggtGTGCATGTAACCCTAATTAGAGCTATTTTATCAAAAAAGCGTTTTAACACCGTAAAAAacctaaatttttaaatccatTTTATCTCCCATAACGGCCCATGATGCGAATTCCGGACAGATGGCGTCTGTCTGCTAATCACTAGATCTTTGTAGAATTTTTACTATGTTGTATGGTGGCTTTGTGGATGAATGCAAGCACACGAATTCATTAGTGGGCGGTTCAAGTCTAATAACAACCAAATTTCTTAAATACTCCCAAAAACATCCGGAACAACATC is a genomic window of Daphnia pulicaria isolate SC F1-1A chromosome 2, SC_F0-13Bv2, whole genome shotgun sequence containing:
- the LOC124326931 gene encoding uncharacterized protein K02A2.6-like, coding for MKLTLQVVLSFVRNDWPEHRKNCNAATKLFWQHRHDLSECNGLILKGEQIVVPASLQSDVLRQIHDGHLGISKCIERAKLTVYLPRYTDQVTNLVEGCDKCQEHRHQNPAQPSYPVPIPEYPFQKVAADLYEIRGVHYLLVVDYFSKRPCAVPLKTITSASVITELKRFFIDFGVPEQLVSDNGKQFDSAEFRQFCNALNIRSTTSSSEYPRSYGLVERMVQTVKESFIKSQSEGKTLLDTLQVLRSTPLGNGLPTPAVILQRRNLRADYCSHPNS